The sequence below is a genomic window from Pelorhabdus rhamnosifermentans.
ACATTATATAGCATAGACTATAATGTTCCGATATCCAAATCTTTGTTTAAAATGAGGAGGTGTTGTTATGGGTTTTGGAGGTCGTGGTTTTGGAGGCAACGGGATCATTATCATCATTATTATTTTGCTCCTGTTTTTTTGCTGCGGGGATAACGACTCAGCTAGTTGTTAATTAGTATTTTGTACCCGGTTGTTGGGAGCGACTGATCGACCGCGTAAATAGAACGGAATATCAAAGCCTGTACTTAGCAAAACGTTACGTTATCAGAAATAACCATTGTTGTAAATATAAAGTTCCTATCCTGGCCATTGCGGCTGTGGTAGGGACTTTTTTTGTACGACGAGGTATGTCGATATCCTTTTGGGAATAAGTATCGCTTATCCAAGCAAGAATGCTTGGGTGAAAGAGCTAGGAATTGCGAATATAAAATTGCTTGCTGATTTTTTGGCACATGGAAAAGGGGCAAAAAACAAAAAAAATTACCTTGTTTTTTTGTATGAAAACATGCTACAATATTACATATTGGTGAGCTGTATGAGGTTGAGTGATCCCCATTCTTTCTTGCAGCAAACCCTTCATAAAGTGATAAAAAAGTAATCGTTCTAAATGCATGAGGGTTCGTCCCAAATGAGAAGGCGAGAGAATAGATGTAATATTTGAGGAGCATATTGCGTGTATGTTCCCATTTTATTATTGACACTTCTATCCTTGTGCCTATTTGGGTACAAGGATTTTTACATTGAAGAGAAAGGAGTTATTTTATGGAAACTAGAATTGCCCTCATTGGAATTGTCGTTGAAAATAAGGATTCTGTCAGAAAACTGAACGAAATTCTTCACGAATATGGAGAATATATTGTAGGTAGAATGGGAATCCCCTATCCTAAACGTAATATTTCAGTTATTAGCATTGTTATGGATGCACCTAGTGATACTGTCAGTGCTCTCTCCGGCAAGTTAGGAATGATTCCCCATGTTAATATTAAAACGGTATATTCTAAGCTATCTTCAAGCGCAGATGAATGACAAGCACTCGTGTTAGGTAAGTGGTGCTTATTTTCGAAGCTGAACTAGGGGATCTTTTTAGAAAATAATGCGAAAAAAGGAGTATTGACAATGTATAATTGTAAATCAAAAAATGCGACGGAATTTATTGACGATCAAGAAATCTTGGACACGATTGCTTTTGCTCAGAAAAATAAAAGTAATCGTGAATTAATCGACAGCCTTTTGGAGCGGGCTAAGGATTGCAAAGGCCTGACTCATCGTGAAGCGGCAGTGCTTCTAGAGTGTGACTTAGAAGATGAAAACGAAAAAATGATGTCCCTAGCAAAAGAAATTAAGCAAAAGTTTTATGGGAACCGCATTGTTATGTTTGCTCCTTTATATTTATCTAACTACTGTATCAATGGCTGTGTATACTGTCCCTATCACCATGGAAATAAAAATATTTCTCGTAAAAAACTTTCACAAGAGGAGATTGCGCGTGAAGTGATTGCTTTACAAGATTTGGGACATAAACGTTTGGCTTTGGAAACAGGAGAAGATCCTATTAACAATCCTATCGACTATGTATTGGAAAGCATTAAAACAATTTACAGCATTAAACATAAAAATGGTGCTATTCGTCGTGTGAATGTCAATATTGCTGCAACAACTGTGGAAAATTATCGTAAGCTCAAGGATGCAGGCATTGGGACCTATATTCTTTTTCAAGAAACTTATAATAAACAGAGCTATGAAGAATTGCACCCGACTGGACCCAAGCACGACTATGCATATCATACTGAAGCGATGGACCGTGCCATGGAAGGTGGAATTGACGATGTAGGTGTGGGTGTTTTGTTTGGTTTAAACATGTATCGTTACGATTTTATTGGCTTACTGATGCATGCTGAACATTTAGAGGCGACCATGGGGGTTGGGCCGCATACCATCAGTGTTCCTCGGATTCGACCGGCAGATGATATTAACCCCGAAGACTTTACTGATGCGATTTCCGACGATATATTCGCTAAAATAGTTACTGTCATCCGTATTGCTGTTCCGTATACCGGAATGATTGTTTCCACCCGTGAATCGAAGAAAACGCGTGAACGAGTGCTTCAATTAGGTATCTCCCAAATCAGCGGTGGCTCTTGTACAAGTGTTGGCGGATATGATGAACCTGAAGCAGAAGATGATAATTCGGCACAGTTTGATGTAAATGATACGAGAACGCTTGATGAAATTGTTAATTGGTTGCTCGGTATGGGCTTCATTCCGAGTTTCTGTACGGCTTGCTATCGTGAAGGACGTACAGGAGATCGTTTTATGAAACTTGTAAAATCCGGACAGATTGCTAACTGCTGTCAGCCAAATGCTTTGATGACGCTCAAAGAATATTTAGAGGACTATGCTTCGGCAGATACTAAAATAAAGGGTGAGGCAGTCATTACCAAGGAAATCCCGCATATTACGAATGAAAAAGTTCGTGCAATTGCCATGGAACATTTAGTTGAACTTAAAGATGGAAAACGTGATTTCCGTTTTTAGCGATTATTCTGTAAAAAGATGATAAGAGAAGCAGATTTACCGAACATGTCAGAAACAACAGAATCCAGGGCAACATTGCAAACGGTAAAAGCATTTTGAAAACGATTCTTTTCACTGGATTTACAAGAAACAAGTTTAGAACGATAACGAGTATACTCACGGAGAATGTAAAATGGCTTGGCAGGAATAAAACTACCCGGAACAAGACCAAGGCGAAATAAATCGCCAATCCATTTAGAATCAATGCCGTTCCCGATTGACATGTGTCAAGGTAACGGCATTTTTGATGCTTACACTATAATCTTCTAAACGGTTTTCATGCTGGAATCGTTTTGGATGGCTTTTTTTCTACGTTGATCTAATGTTCTGAAAATGTAGGCGGCAATAAGGCCAAGAATATTTAAGCCGAGAGCAATCCAAAAAGCGTTGTTATAGGTTCCGGTTGATTCCCTTACTGTAGCAGCTATCATAGGGCCAAATATGGCAGCCAAACTAAATCCGATAAAAGTAATGCCATAATTTACCCCGAAATTTTTAAAGCCATATCGTTCGGTAATAATTCCTGGCATGGTACTCATGAAGCCGCCAAAAACGGCGCCAATTCCGATTCCGGAGACAGCAAACCCGACGACAGAACCAGTTAAAGCCAGATTCAGCATGCACAAAGCCGAAATGACGTACATAACAATAAGAGTATTAGAACGGCCGATATGATCCGAAGCAGCACCAAAAACAATGCGTCCCAGAGCGTTGGATATAGAAATCAAGCTAAGAAAGAGGGCCGCAATCATGGGGGTCAGTTGAAACATTTGTTGGCCAATTGGCGAGGCAGCGGATGTAATCATCAGTCCGGATAAAGCACCAAAAATAAGTATGACTAATACTACCCACCACGTACCATCGCGTAGCATTTGATGCCAGACTTTGTCGGTTACTACTTGTTTTGCATTATTTGCAACTAGGGGAGGCTCCCAGCCTGCTGGCTTGAATCCCGCCGGAGCTTTTTTGATAAAGCAGGAGCCAACCAAAATAATGGCTAAAAATACAACGCCAAGGATTTTGAAAGTGTCAAGTACGCCTATATTGCTGATCATTGCGCTGGCAATTGGAGCAACAATCGTGGCTCCGGATCCATAGCCGGCCGCAACCAGACCGGAAGCAAGGCCTTGTTTATCAGGAAAAAATTTTACGGTATTACCCAGTGTGCCGGAATAAATGACTCCGCCGCCAATGCCGGCGAGAACGCTGTAAGAAATGTAGAGCATTTCAATGCTTGAGATAAATCCGGTAATCAATAGTCCTGCACCGAACATAATACCGCCGATAATCACATTGGCTTTGCAGCCCAAACGGTCCTGGATATAACCGCCGCCGATCATAGCAACTGGACTTAAGCCATGAGTGATCGTAAAGGCCAGGGCAATCGCCGTAGCTGGCCAACCAAATAATTTTCCTAGTGGGAGAGCGAAGACGCTCCAGGCGTATAAAGTACCGCAACAAATGTTAATGACAATCGCGGCAACAAGAATTAGCCAGCGATTGTAGTGTTGTTCGGACATTCTATTTCCTTCTTTCGTTTTGGTGTAGTTTTAACAATCCAATAGATCAACGCAAGCACAGGTTGGCTCAGGGTTATTGGTCGATTGTTTATATACTTTTTTAAAGAAGGATGCACCCAAAAATGAATGTGCTTATACATAGCCTGAGCAGGAATGAATCAAGTTTTTTCCTTCGGATCTTTGGCTAGCGCGTTATCTGGTAAATGTGTATTTCTTTTGTTTGACTCCGGCCATGGCAGAGCTGGCCTAAAACACCTCCTTTAATGGTAATTTAATGTTAATTTTGCTTGTTGTTTGATCGTTCCAATAGTTCAATTTTTTTCCTGGTACCCCTCCCTTAGGCGTTGGTCCAATCGGACCTAATTTTTCCACCTGAATATTTTTTATGCAATAAGCGTGCCATCTGAGTAAAAGGGGCAGAGTGCTTGAATGACGCGATCATTCCACTTTTTTTAATTTTTCGAAGATGTCATTTTAAGATTGCTGAGCGTTCTAATGTACCAAGCTGGGAAAAAAAGTGGTAATTTATTAAAAATAGACAAATATTTTTTGCGATCCTAGTAGTATTTTAAGAGTGAAAAAACGCTGCGCAGGTTTTAAATTTATTGAATGAAGGAAGGACCGCCAACTAATTTTTAGTTGGCGGTCCTTTTGATTACGGCGGGCATAAACAAATCGAGCTATTAGTAGATAGATCCCCTAGTAGACAGATTTCCAAAAAGATGTGAGGCATATCTGGTGACGCGTACCCACCGATTGATCATATTTGATAATAAATCATGACACAGGCAACAAGTACTGAGTTATCAGTTTCAAGTGCTTGTTTGATTTTTTACTTAAAAGCATTGCTTGTTACGGGGCTCTGGCATCGTATACAGTTCCTAAAATGATATTACGGTTGCAAAAA
It includes:
- a CDS encoding TM1266 family iron-only hydrogenase system putative regulator, encoding METRIALIGIVVENKDSVRKLNEILHEYGEYIVGRMGIPYPKRNISVISIVMDAPSDTVSALSGKLGMIPHVNIKTVYSKLSSSADE
- a CDS encoding L-lactate MFS transporter — encoded protein: MSEQHYNRWLILVAAIVINICCGTLYAWSVFALPLGKLFGWPATAIALAFTITHGLSPVAMIGGGYIQDRLGCKANVIIGGIMFGAGLLITGFISSIEMLYISYSVLAGIGGGVIYSGTLGNTVKFFPDKQGLASGLVAAGYGSGATIVAPIASAMISNIGVLDTFKILGVVFLAIILVGSCFIKKAPAGFKPAGWEPPLVANNAKQVVTDKVWHQMLRDGTWWVVLVILIFGALSGLMITSAASPIGQQMFQLTPMIAALFLSLISISNALGRIVFGAASDHIGRSNTLIVMYVISALCMLNLALTGSVVGFAVSGIGIGAVFGGFMSTMPGIITERYGFKNFGVNYGITFIGFSLAAIFGPMIAATVRESTGTYNNAFWIALGLNILGLIAAYIFRTLDQRRKKAIQNDSSMKTV
- the hydG gene encoding [FeFe] hydrogenase H-cluster radical SAM maturase HydG — translated: MYNCKSKNATEFIDDQEILDTIAFAQKNKSNRELIDSLLERAKDCKGLTHREAAVLLECDLEDENEKMMSLAKEIKQKFYGNRIVMFAPLYLSNYCINGCVYCPYHHGNKNISRKKLSQEEIAREVIALQDLGHKRLALETGEDPINNPIDYVLESIKTIYSIKHKNGAIRRVNVNIAATTVENYRKLKDAGIGTYILFQETYNKQSYEELHPTGPKHDYAYHTEAMDRAMEGGIDDVGVGVLFGLNMYRYDFIGLLMHAEHLEATMGVGPHTISVPRIRPADDINPEDFTDAISDDIFAKIVTVIRIAVPYTGMIVSTRESKKTRERVLQLGISQISGGSCTSVGGYDEPEAEDDNSAQFDVNDTRTLDEIVNWLLGMGFIPSFCTACYREGRTGDRFMKLVKSGQIANCCQPNALMTLKEYLEDYASADTKIKGEAVITKEIPHITNEKVRAIAMEHLVELKDGKRDFRF